One window of Watersipora subatra chromosome 3, tzWatSuba1.1, whole genome shotgun sequence genomic DNA carries:
- the LOC137390344 gene encoding uncharacterized protein encodes MEEERKISGQEASQNYQHKPDFNKKERSYAPANPMKLRSHSTGTSQISECLYCKKTHLTNEFWALAKLPREPNNLFFQENGFCFGCTKRGHVSRQCPNRAFCSKTGCGKRHPTVLHIDFSTTSKHWRNQEQAAVPKPPSERSSITLMPSTNIQPRKEPSAELKRISSKKTGTTGNSLSMILPVHITTDKSLAKTLLVYALLDSGSDHSYINTDLAKYLQPDYTRELVTVETLTGESTKWVILYQDIRIQGYEQADFTYLDAYGWKDIACNRDHIPCRNNVAKLSHLKEFASKLPPLMDIPIGLLLGANCPEAFAPLEALVQVKGLPYAKKSMLGWTVFEADNRRQGDRRLITHRTCIKLDDHVLISQEDIKFLNIMEQTTEVLPSGSYQMALPFRQRPQLPDNKRQAEQCLTSLFKRFESDSEFKLQYVQFMQEMFSGGHAEEATNIVPQKGCVWYIPHFAVKHQKKGKLRVVFDCAATYLGTSVNQHLLQGPDLTNSMLGILCRFRKGKIAIACDIEKMFFNFHVTPSDRDYLRFLWKTTEGEVKECRMTKHLFGATSSLAVATYGLRTLADDHAGEYPKAAEFIRRDFYVDDGITSVNTTEEAQQLIEDARALCATGNLRLHKFISNDSSVLSSIPESERAIDLFADYLSPQRTLGLEWDLNKDFFRFSGNEVKAGPVTRRGILSVVGQLFDPIGLLAPFTHQGRNILQKVNKTSVDWDEPLNEEMNQLWNRWATQLSQLQLEIPRCLNGLQTQCVYELHTFSDALLEGIGACLYLQSIDNLGNICTNLVLAKAKVVPSKGVTTIPRLELQGAFLATQLNNTLQRELHMDISKSFFGVIQPSCLAISAMIGGNFTRLLLTEFMGLDKHLTLSNGITYPGQKTLPT; translated from the coding sequence ATGGAAGAAGAACGAAAGATCAGCGGACAGGAAGCAAGTCAAAACTATCAACATAAGCCAGATTTCAATAAAAAGGAAAGGAGCTATGCTCCAGCCAATCCAATGAAATTACGAAGCCATTCAACAGGAACCTCTCAAATAAGTGAATGTCTTTACTGTAAGAAAACCCATCTAACGAACGAATTTTGGGCACTTGCTAAGCTGCCAAGAGAACCAAATAACTTATTTTTTCAGGAGAATGGTTTTTGCTTTGGCTGTACTAAAAGAGGACACGTATCAAGACAGTGCCCAAACAGAGCCTTTTGTTCCAAGACAGGATGTGGGAAAAGACATCCAACAGTCCTACACATCGACTTTTCGACAACATCTAAACATTGGAGAAACCAAGAACAAGCTGCGGTTCCAAAGCCACCAAGTGAAAGAAGCTCAATCACATTGATGCCCAGCACAAATATTCAGCCGAGAAAAGAACCAAGTGCAGAACTTAAACGGATATCTTCAAAGAAAACTGGTACAACAGGTAACTCCCTCAGCATGATCTTGCCAGTGCATATAACTACTGACAAATCTCTTGCAAAAACGCTACTTGTATACGCGCTCCTTGATTCAGGTTCAGACCACTCTTACATCAATACAGACTTGGCGAAATATCTCCAACCCGACTACACAAGAGAATTGGTCACAGTAGAAACTCTCACAGGAGAATCAACAAAATGGGTCATTTTATATCAAGATATTAGAATACAAGGATACGAACAAGCAGACTTCACTTACTTAGATGCCTATGGTTGGAAAGATATTGCATGCAATCGCGACCACATTCCTTGCAGAAATAATGTGGCAAAACTATCTCATCTTAAAGAGTTTGCAAGCAAATTGCCACCTTTGATGGACATTCCCATTGGATTGCTATTAGGAGCTAATTGTCCCGAGGCTTTTGCCCCTTTAGAAGCATTAGTTCAAGTCAAAGGCTTGCCGTATGCCAAGAAATCAATGTTGGGGTGGACCGTCTTTGAAGCAGACAACAGACGGCAAGGAGATAGAAGACTTATTACACACCGTACATGCATCAAGCTCGACGATCATGTCCTCATATCTCAAGAAGAcataaaatttctaaacatcaTGGAACAAACAACGGAAGTGCTACCATCAGGGTCTTATCAGATGGCTTTACCATTTAGGCAGCGACCACAATTACCAGACAACAAACGCCAAGCCGAACAATGCCTCACTTCACTATTTAAGAGATTTGAGAGCGACTCGGAGTTTAAACTACAGTATGTACAATTCATGCAAGAGATGTTTTCGGGGGGCCATGCTGAAGAGGCTACCAATATTGTTCCTCAGAAAGGTTGCGTGTGGTATATACCACACTTTGCAGTAAAGCACCAAAAGAAAGGCAAACTCCGTGTGGTATTCGATTGTGCAGCTACATATTTGGGAACATCTGTAAATCAGCATCTGCTTCAAGGCCCTGATTTGACCAACAGTATGCTTGGGATTTTGTGTAGGTTTAGAAAAGGAAAAATCGCAATCGCTTGCGACATAGAAAAAATGTTCTTCAATTTTCATGTTACTCCATCTGACAGAGATTATTTGCGCTTTTTATGGAAAACAACAGAGGGAGAAGTCAAAGAGTGTCGGATGACAAAGCACTTGTTTGGAGCCACATCTTCACTTGCTGTTGCCACTTATGGTCTGAGAACTTTAGCAGACGACCATGCCGGGGAATACCCAAAAGCTGCAGAATTTATACGGAGAGATTTCTATGTTGATGATGGTATCACAAGCGTGAACACAACGGAAGAAGCCCAGCAACTTATTGAGGACGCTAGGGCTCTTTGCGCAACAGGAAATTTAAGACTTCATAAGTTCATTAGCAATGATTCTTCAGTTTTATCATCGATTCCCGAGTCGGAGAGAGCAATCGATTTGTTTGCAGATTATCTGTCCCCTCAACGTACCCTAGGATTGGAGTGGGACcttaataaagattttttcaGATTTAGTGGAAATGAGGTTAAAGCGGGGCCTGTCACAAGACGTGGCATACTGTCTGTAGTCGGTCAGCTTTTTGATCCCATTGGTCTTTTAGCACCATTCACACACCAGGGAAGAAATATACTGCAGAAGGTCAATAAGACTAGTGTTGATTGGGATGAACCTCTCAATGAGGAAATGAATCAATTGTGGAACAGATGGGCTACTCAACTGTCACAACTCCAACTAGAAATACCTAGGTGCCTGAATGGGTTGCAGACGCAATGCGTGTATGAGCTGCACACATTTTCAGATGCCTTGCTGGAAGGCATTGGTGCCTGCTTGTATTTGCAATCTATTGACAACCTAGGAAATATTTGCACCAATCTTGTGTTGGCAAAAGCAAAAGTCGTACCCAGTAAAGGGGTAACCACCATTCCGAGACTAGAGCTACAAGGTGCTTTTTTAGCCACCCAACTCAACAATACGCTTCAAAGGGAACTGCACATGGATATAAGCAAGTCATTTTTTGGTGTGATTCAACCATCGTGCTTGGCTATATCTGCAATGATAGGAGGAAATTTCACAcgtttgttgctaacagagttTATGGGATTAGACAAGCATCTAACCCTGAGCAATGGCATCACGTACCCGGGGCAGAAAACCCTGCCGACATAG
- the LOC137390343 gene encoding uncharacterized protein, which yields MGPSYTLTSMRQNGLWLISGIKTVKKQLGQCMPCKKMKRKPMRQQMGELLQDRTSCAPPFTHTGMDCFGPYAIKEGRKEMKKYGLVFTCLYSRALHIEVLDDLTADAFLNGLRCFIAIRGSVIKLYSDNGTNFVGANNLLDAEAKRCLCDRGIEFVFNSPTASHRGGVWERQIRTIRAVLNDILRQSSRLDSTSLRTAFYEVAAIVNNRPLGAINISNHEETPVTPNMILTGRKEPTAPPPGDFDEAIYCHARWKRVQWVAQEFWRKWKLEYLDNITRRQTWTKAEDNLKVGVVVLIVESNEPRNMWQIGRVEDVFPGKDGLVRKVTVRLGNCNLDKKGRKMAEPTYLQRPIQKLVKLLEDI from the coding sequence ATGGGACCTTCCTACACGCTAACATCCATGCGTCAAAATGGCCTCTGGCTCATATCGGGtataaaaacagttaaaaaacaatTAGGTCAATGCATGCCATGCAAGAAGATGAAAAGAAAGCCTATGAGACAGCAAATGGGAGAGTTACTTCAAGACCGAACTAGCTGTGCCCCACCGTTCACACACACAGGAATGGACTGCTTCGGCCCATACGCGATTAAAGAGGGAAGgaaggaaatgaaaaagtacGGATTAGTTTTCACATGTTTGTATAGTAGGGCTCTCCACATTGAAGTTTTAGACGATTTAACTGCCGACGCCTTTCTCAATGGACTACGTTGTTTCATCGCCATACGGGGTTCTGTGATAAAGCTCTATTCTGACAATGGAACAAACTTTGTCGGCGCCAATAATTTGTTGGATGCGGAAGCAAAAAGATGCCTATGCGATAGAGGCATAGAGTTTGTATTTAATTCCCCGACAGCAAGCCACCGGGGAGGCGTTTGGGAGAGGCAGATCCGTACCATCAGAGCAGTGCTCAATGACATACTAAGGCAAAGTTCTAGACTCGACAGTACTTCCCTAAGAACGGCATTCTATGAGGTTGCTGCTATTGTCAACAACAGGCCCTTAGGAGCAATCAACATCTCTAATCATGAAGAAACACCAGTCACACCAAACATGATTCTAACAGGAAGAAAGGAACCCACTGCGCCACCACCTGGAGATTTTGATGAAGCAATATACTGCCATGCTAGATGGAAAAGGGTACAGTGGGTAGCTCAAGAGTTTTGGAGAAAATGGAAGCTGGAATATCTAGACAACATCACTCGTCGTCAAACCTGGACAAAAGCTGAAGACAATTTGAAGGTCGGAGTTGTTGTACTTATAGTCGAATCCAATGAGCCGAGGAACATGTGGCAAATAGGGCGAGTTGAAGATGTGTTTCCAGGTAAAGACGGTTTAGTGCGTAAGGTGACTGTGAGGCTGGGAAATTGTAACTTAGACAAGAAGGGGCGAAAGATGGCAGAACCAACTTATCTTCAACGTCCCATACAAAAACTAGTAAAACTCTTAGAGGATATATAA